TCGTCCGAAGATCCACCCGCCGCGGACCCGACGACGGCCGAGGATCGCTGACCCCATGGATATGGACAGTTACCTTCGCTTCGTCCTGGCCCTGGTTTTCGTCCTTGGCCTGATCTTCGCCCTCGCCTATCTGCTGCGCCGCGCCGGTGGCGGGATGATGGGGCGCAGCCGTCGCGGCGGTCGCCGGCTCAGCGTGGTCGAAGCCACGGCGCTTGATCCCAAACGCCGGCTTGTTCTCGTGCGCCGCGACGGCGTGGAACACCTGTTGCTTGTTGGAGGGGCCACCGACGTGGTCATTGAAACCATCACCGCCGGATCATCGTTTCCCGGATCATCGTTTGAGAGTGACGCCGGCCCCGGCGATGCCGTCGGATCGGGCCTGACCAAGGCCCCGGCGCCATCGGGCCCTTCGGCCTTCGCCCGCCTGCTTGGCGAGCGCGGCGCCGCCGACACCCCCGATCTTCCCCCGGGGCGGAGCCCGTCATGACCGCCCTTTCCCAGCCGGGCACGCCGCCGAACCGATGGGCGTGGATGCGCCGGGGCGCGCTCGCGCTTGGCCTTGGCCTTGGTCTTTGCCTGCTGTCGAGTTTGGCCGGCGAGGCGATGGCCCAATCGGTCAATGTCGATCTCGGCACGGGCGGCGGCTCGACCACGGCGCGGATCATCCAGTTGGTCGGCCTGCTCACCGTGCTCAGCGTCGCCCCCGGGCTGCTGATCATGGTCACAAGCTTCACCCGGATCGTCGTCGTGCTGTCGATCCTGCGTCAGGCCCTGGCCACCCAATCGACGCCGCCCAACATGGTGATGGTCAGCCTCGCCCTGTTCATGACCTTCTTCATCATGGCCCCGACCTTCCAACAGGCCTGGGATCAGGGGCTGTCGCCGTTGATCCAGGAACAGATCAGCGAAGAAGAGGCCTTCACCCGCACGGTCGCCCCCTTCCGCACCTTCATGCTCGCCCATGTCCGCGACAAGGACCTGGAGCTGTTCATGTCCTTCAACAAGGAAACCGCCGCGCAGCCCTCCGATGTCTCGACCCAGGCCCTGATCCCGGCCTTCATGATCAGCGAACTGCGCCGCGCCTTCGAAATCGGCTTCCTGATCTTCCTGCCCTTCGTGGTGATCGACATGGTGATCGCCTCGGTCCTGATGTCGATGGGCATGATGATGCTGCCGCCGATGATGCTGGCCATGCCCTTCAAGCTGATCTTCTTCGTGCTGGTCGATGGCTGGTATCTGGTGATCGGCTCCTTGCTCTCAAGCTACGGCACAAGCTGAGCCCCCCGCAGCCCGCTAAACCACGCCTTCGGGAAGGGCCTTGACCGGCTTTGCCCGCCGCCCTCGCGCCGTCAGGCGGCGGGCCAGGGCGATGCCCGGTTGTTCGATCAGGCGATGGGCGAGAAAGGCCGCGCCGACCGTGGCGCCAAGGGTCGCCGCCCACAGCAGCGCGAACATGCCGATGGCGGCGAAGCCCGTCGCCTGGGTATCGATCAGCCCGGCGGTGAGGCCGGGAAGTGTCTCCAGAACAAGAAAATGCAGCACATAGCAGCTGAAGCTGAGCGTGCCGAGCTGGCGCAGCGCGCCGTGGGAGAACAGCGTCGGCGATCCCTTGGCCAGGGCCAGGATGAAGATCATGAAGGCCAGCGTCGCCAGGGCCAGCGGCGGAACGCCAAAGGGGTTGAAATAATGCGTTCCCCGGACGACTTCGGCGACGACGACATAGATAAGCCCGCTCAGGGCGATCAGGCCATAGGTCAGCGCCGGTGACAGGGGGGCTTGGCCGCTCCCCCGCTTGATCAGAAAAAACAACAAGATCCCGCAGCAGAAAATCGGCGCCTGATTGGGAAACCAGAAATAGAGGAAATTGCTGACGGCGCGCGGCGGATAAT
The DNA window shown above is from Rhodospirillum rubrum ATCC 11170 and carries:
- the fliO gene encoding flagellar biosynthetic protein FliO → MDMDSYLRFVLALVFVLGLIFALAYLLRRAGGGMMGRSRRGGRRLSVVEATALDPKRRLVLVRRDGVEHLLLVGGATDVVIETITAGSSFPGSSFESDAGPGDAVGSGLTKAPAPSGPSAFARLLGERGAADTPDLPPGRSPS
- the fliP gene encoding flagellar type III secretion system pore protein FliP (The bacterial flagellar biogenesis protein FliP forms a type III secretion system (T3SS)-type pore required for flagellar assembly.), with amino-acid sequence MTALSQPGTPPNRWAWMRRGALALGLGLGLCLLSSLAGEAMAQSVNVDLGTGGGSTTARIIQLVGLLTVLSVAPGLLIMVTSFTRIVVVLSILRQALATQSTPPNMVMVSLALFMTFFIMAPTFQQAWDQGLSPLIQEQISEEEAFTRTVAPFRTFMLAHVRDKDLELFMSFNKETAAQPSDVSTQALIPAFMISELRRAFEIGFLIFLPFVVIDMVIASVLMSMGMMMLPPMMLAMPFKLIFFVLVDGWYLVIGSLLSSYGTS